One window of the Dethiosulfovibrio russensis genome contains the following:
- the lysS gene encoding lysine--tRNA ligase, translated as MSDMERGSLTPEEEILSQRMDKLRRLREEEGYDPYVNESWEVEQTLVEVRRDHDDIVVDESREDVSLSVAGRLMTVRKQGKASFANMQDETGSMQLYFRLDSMGEDPYRFFKKWIDAGDIIGVEGHPFRTRRGELTIAVTRCVLLSKALRPLPEKWHGLTDTEVRYRKRYVDLMVNPEVRDVFRQRARIISSVRKTLEDHGTLEVDTPILSYLAGGANARPFVTHHNALDLDMYLRIATELHLKRLVVGMMGRVYEMGKNFRNEGMDAMHNPEFTCMEVYWPYSDYVDMMDLTEEIARKAAIDATGSTTVTWQGTELDLGKPFRRATMVELVKEHCGVDFDGIDDDNEARRIAEGEGLALEGDESRFKVLTMMVEEFVEEHLVQPTFVMGHPTEISPLSKRNPDKPDYTHRFELFVCGSEVANGFSELNDPIDQRARFEDQAKLKAAGDEEGHPFDEDFVNALEQGLPPTGGLGIGIDRLIMFLTDSRSIRDVILFPTMKPKA; from the coding sequence ATGAGTGATATGGAACGGGGATCCTTGACTCCCGAGGAGGAGATACTCAGCCAGAGGATGGACAAGCTGAGGAGGTTGAGGGAGGAAGAGGGATACGATCCCTATGTCAACGAGAGCTGGGAAGTCGAGCAGACCCTGGTCGAGGTCCGTAGAGATCACGACGATATCGTCGTCGACGAGTCCAGAGAGGATGTCTCCCTTTCGGTGGCGGGCCGTCTTATGACAGTCAGAAAACAGGGAAAGGCCTCTTTCGCCAACATGCAGGACGAGACGGGGTCCATGCAGCTCTATTTCCGTCTGGATTCCATGGGAGAGGATCCCTACCGGTTCTTCAAGAAATGGATAGATGCCGGGGATATCATCGGTGTAGAGGGACATCCCTTCCGTACCAGGAGAGGGGAGCTTACCATAGCGGTAACTCGGTGCGTGCTTCTCAGCAAGGCATTGAGGCCCCTGCCTGAGAAGTGGCACGGTCTTACCGATACTGAGGTCCGCTACCGTAAGAGGTACGTCGACCTGATGGTAAATCCCGAGGTCAGGGACGTCTTTCGTCAGAGGGCGAGGATAATATCTTCGGTTAGAAAGACCCTCGAGGATCACGGTACCTTAGAGGTTGATACCCCTATCTTGTCTTACTTGGCTGGAGGGGCGAACGCCAGACCCTTCGTGACCCACCACAACGCCCTTGATTTGGATATGTACCTCCGTATAGCCACGGAGCTTCACCTCAAGAGGCTTGTCGTGGGGATGATGGGGCGAGTCTACGAGATGGGCAAGAACTTCCGCAACGAGGGAATGGACGCCATGCATAACCCCGAGTTCACTTGCATGGAGGTCTACTGGCCCTACAGCGACTACGTCGACATGATGGACCTCACAGAGGAGATAGCTAGAAAGGCGGCTATCGACGCCACAGGCAGCACCACGGTCACATGGCAGGGAACCGAGTTGGATCTTGGCAAACCCTTCCGTAGGGCCACCATGGTGGAGTTGGTCAAGGAGCATTGCGGGGTGGACTTCGACGGCATAGACGACGATAACGAGGCCCGCAGGATAGCCGAGGGCGAGGGACTGGCGCTGGAGGGCGACGAAAGTCGCTTCAAGGTTCTCACCATGATGGTGGAGGAATTCGTGGAGGAACATCTCGTGCAGCCCACCTTCGTCATGGGCCATCCCACCGAGATATCCCCTCTGTCCAAGAGGAATCCGGATAAGCCGGACTACACCCATCGTTTCGAGCTGTTCGTCTGCGGCAGCGAGGTGGCCAACGGTTTCAGCGAGCTCAACGACCCTATAGATCAGAGGGCCCGCTTCGAGGATCAGGCAAAATTGAAGGCGGCAGGAGACGAGGAGGGCCATCCCTTCGACGAGGACTTCGTCAACGCCCTGGAACAGGGGCTTCCTCCGACGGGAGGTCTGGGGATAGGCATAGACAGGCTGATTATGTTCCTGACGGACAGCAGATCCATAAGGGACGTTATCCTGTTTCCGACGATGAAGCCCAAGGCCTGA
- a CDS encoding tRNA dihydrouridine synthase translates to MTGSLRPGMVGPSVIVGGLELSNPIMMAPMAGVTLPAVRRMFWRLGAGLAHTEMVSCAGLTRKNRKTTEMLFRAPGEGPLVLQLFAGDSDTLMRGAEIALSLGVSFDALGINMACPMPKVLKKGAGARLLDRLDLAVDMVRRLSCLGLPVWPKIRKIVPDGSGPDTLEFASALVEAGAANVGVHGRTASQRYEGTSDFEEVRRVAQALPGVISASGDISGPEDVSKALSGGCVSVFLARGGVTDPFVLPRILSHLGYNIGDPVYDDPPSIETRAALFSDLAEDLSTFHGERVALVLLKRLMSGIFRGVPGCSSYRRAIASASDWGAMYSRIRDWRQFFERGIKDE, encoded by the coding sequence ATGACAGGCTCACTTAGGCCTGGTATGGTGGGACCCTCCGTCATCGTAGGGGGGCTGGAACTGTCCAATCCGATAATGATGGCTCCTATGGCAGGAGTCACCCTTCCGGCGGTTAGAAGGATGTTCTGGCGGCTCGGAGCCGGGTTGGCTCACACCGAGATGGTCAGCTGTGCCGGACTTACGAGGAAGAACAGGAAGACTACGGAAATGCTTTTCAGGGCTCCCGGAGAGGGGCCTCTGGTTCTCCAGCTTTTCGCAGGGGACTCGGATACCCTCATGCGGGGTGCGGAGATCGCCCTGTCTTTGGGAGTTTCGTTCGATGCTTTGGGCATAAACATGGCCTGTCCCATGCCTAAGGTCCTCAAGAAGGGGGCCGGAGCCAGGCTCCTGGACCGACTGGATCTGGCGGTCGATATGGTCCGACGTCTGAGTTGCCTTGGCCTTCCCGTGTGGCCCAAGATAAGAAAGATAGTGCCGGACGGATCGGGACCGGATACGCTGGAGTTCGCGTCGGCTCTGGTGGAGGCAGGTGCGGCTAACGTAGGGGTCCATGGCAGGACCGCCTCTCAGAGATACGAGGGGACCTCCGATTTCGAAGAGGTCCGTCGGGTAGCCCAAGCTTTGCCCGGTGTTATATCCGCCTCCGGAGATATCTCCGGTCCTGAGGACGTGTCGAAGGCTCTGTCTGGAGGCTGTGTTTCGGTGTTTCTAGCCAGGGGAGGCGTGACCGATCCCTTCGTGTTGCCCCGAATCCTCTCTCACTTGGGCTATAATATCGGAGATCCGGTCTACGACGATCCGCCGTCTATCGAGACTAGGGCGGCTTTGTTTTCCGATCTCGCGGAAGATCTGTCGACCTTCCACGGGGAGAGGGTGGCCTTGGTCTTGTTGAAAAGATTGATGTCGGGGATCTTCCGGGGCGTACCCGGTTGTTCCTCCTACAGAAGGGCTATAGCGTCCGCGTCCGACTGGGGTGCCATGTACTCCCGTATCAGGGACTGGAGGCAATTTTTCGAAAGGGGAATAAAAGATGAGTGA
- a CDS encoding type III pantothenate kinase has product MILVIDVGNTTTVIGVFEGDRLVRHWRLVSERKTSDEVGILLLNLLMLSSISPSDITGAAMSSVVPSLDLIIAEAVESYIGVGCIRVNADLDIGLLIAYENRWEVGADRLVNSVAGISKYGAPLIVVDFGTAITLDVISEDGAYLGGTISPGLVTSMDALFGKTSKLPQVALEAPGSVIGKNTRWAIQSGVVYGTAGSVDALVRRIWKQIGSESPVIATGGHSATVASVSETISSLEPWLTLEGLRLIYDRLT; this is encoded by the coding sequence ATGATTCTGGTCATTGACGTAGGGAACACGACGACCGTTATAGGAGTATTCGAGGGAGACCGTCTGGTCCGACATTGGCGATTGGTGTCCGAGAGGAAAACTTCCGACGAGGTGGGGATCCTCCTGCTGAACCTGCTTATGCTTTCGTCAATCTCTCCGTCGGACATAACCGGGGCCGCCATGTCCAGCGTGGTCCCCTCTTTGGATCTCATAATAGCGGAGGCGGTCGAGTCCTACATAGGGGTTGGCTGTATAAGGGTCAACGCCGATCTCGACATAGGGCTTCTCATAGCATACGAAAACCGCTGGGAGGTCGGGGCCGACAGATTGGTCAACTCGGTGGCGGGAATATCCAAATATGGGGCGCCTCTGATAGTGGTGGATTTCGGAACAGCCATAACTCTGGACGTCATATCCGAAGACGGAGCTTATCTCGGAGGCACGATATCGCCGGGGTTGGTAACCAGCATGGACGCCCTTTTCGGCAAGACCTCCAAACTGCCGCAGGTGGCGCTGGAGGCTCCGGGATCGGTAATAGGGAAAAACACCAGGTGGGCCATTCAGTCCGGCGTAGTCTACGGTACCGCCGGTTCGGTGGATGCTCTGGTCCGCAGGATATGGAAGCAGATCGGAAGTGAGAGTCCCGTGATCGCCACCGGAGGACATTCGGCGACAGTCGCGTCGGTCTCGGAGACGATCTCCTCCCTGGAACCCTGGCTGACCCTGGAGGGATTGAGGTTGATATATGACAGGCTCACTTAG
- a CDS encoding ComEC/Rec2 family competence protein — translation MDLLVEAPAVPVLLSLCLSLPWSSRLPPLVMGAIAALFALGSLMVLSVKWEKRRYVMAALVTTISFVVAFYCSVRLDGSSPFGPIDSTGIVVAERSWGRGRAMVIDTSEGRFVAKVPAIRSSLEGTELALSGEVVPLRGARDKGGFDERLYWLARGVSGELIVGKSVDRGRTFSLGSLRSNLRRRILLRLPPLTRGYLLASLLGGKDPDLEKSHRRWGTAHLLAVSGFHVGVAAALAWVAFRRLRLAWLFVSAVVWLYVLLAGGAASSVRAALMIQLATLGPAIGRPSSGVNSVALAAIALLAWRPWWFWDLGWRLSVSCALVVTAMASIKGVSTWKKALAMSPILWVVTAPMIAGAFGSVSANGLLLNLVALPVFAVLLPLAVLCSLPVLLGLPGGDIFTLIPEGAFELWALGADSIPFVSVGWNPWFPALAVGVVTIVMILRFRIPIYRGGVLLLVLVSLEKLLMDFL, via the coding sequence ATGGATCTTCTGGTGGAGGCTCCGGCCGTCCCAGTATTGCTGTCGCTTTGTCTGTCCCTCCCCTGGTCCTCAAGGCTCCCTCCTCTTGTCATGGGAGCGATAGCCGCCCTTTTCGCTCTGGGATCTCTGATGGTTCTGTCGGTTAAGTGGGAAAAAAGACGTTACGTCATGGCGGCCCTGGTGACGACGATATCCTTCGTCGTCGCCTTTTATTGTTCCGTAAGGCTGGATGGAAGTTCTCCATTCGGTCCTATAGACTCGACCGGTATCGTCGTGGCCGAGCGTAGCTGGGGCAGGGGCAGGGCCATGGTTATAGATACCTCGGAGGGGCGTTTCGTGGCCAAGGTCCCTGCGATCCGTTCCTCTCTCGAGGGAACCGAGCTGGCTCTGTCCGGGGAGGTTGTACCTCTGAGAGGGGCGAGAGATAAGGGAGGTTTCGACGAGAGGCTCTACTGGCTGGCCAGGGGAGTTTCGGGAGAGCTGATAGTCGGGAAGTCGGTAGACAGGGGCCGGACTTTCTCATTGGGGTCCCTGAGATCGAACCTCAGGAGACGGATACTTCTCAGGCTACCCCCTCTCACGAGAGGCTATCTCCTGGCGTCGTTGCTGGGAGGGAAGGACCCTGACCTGGAAAAGTCTCACAGGAGATGGGGAACAGCCCATCTCCTGGCGGTCTCCGGTTTTCACGTAGGAGTGGCGGCCGCTTTGGCCTGGGTGGCTTTCAGACGGCTTCGTCTGGCCTGGTTATTCGTCTCCGCCGTCGTGTGGCTCTATGTACTTCTGGCAGGAGGGGCGGCTAGCTCGGTCAGGGCTGCCCTGATGATACAGCTGGCGACCTTGGGGCCGGCGATCGGACGACCTTCCTCCGGGGTTAACTCGGTGGCTTTGGCCGCTATAGCGCTATTGGCCTGGCGTCCCTGGTGGTTCTGGGATCTGGGGTGGCGGCTGTCGGTCTCCTGTGCTCTGGTGGTGACGGCCATGGCGTCGATCAAGGGAGTCTCCACCTGGAAAAAGGCACTGGCTATGAGCCCTATCCTATGGGTCGTAACGGCTCCTATGATAGCGGGAGCCTTCGGATCGGTATCGGCCAATGGATTGCTCCTCAATCTCGTAGCTCTGCCTGTTTTCGCGGTGCTGCTTCCCCTGGCGGTGCTCTGCTCGCTTCCTGTCCTTCTCGGTCTTCCGGGAGGAGATATATTTACCCTGATTCCCGAGGGGGCCTTCGAGCTTTGGGCTCTGGGGGCGGACTCTATCCCCTTCGTGTCCGTAGGTTGGAATCCATGGTTTCCGGCTTTGGCCGTCGGGGTGGTGACGATAGTGATGATCCTTAGATTCAGAATACCTATCTACAGAGGCGGGGTCCTTTTGCTGGTCCTCGTCTCTCTCGAGAAGTTATTGATGGATTTTTTGTGA
- a CDS encoding ComEA family DNA-binding protein, producing the protein MKGKNRILHIGLILLGLVCFGCAGLMIRSFSGRWEGMSEPTSKAGPALSVKEAPRVEDEPAPRKAPESWVVYVTGAVESPGVYHLPSGSRVYHLVESAGGMTSGADDVSVNLAAPLVDGAHVHVPLRSKAVRAPIDTGRSGSPSSVTALSYAGSSTGSASTRSGAVNLNSASSEELQTLPGIGPKTAAAILSYREKIGPFRSVDELTKVKGIGPKKLETVRTLVTVR; encoded by the coding sequence ATGAAGGGGAAGAACCGGATTCTCCATATAGGATTGATCCTGTTGGGACTGGTGTGTTTCGGCTGCGCCGGGCTTATGATTCGCTCTTTTTCGGGACGCTGGGAAGGTATGTCCGAACCCACATCCAAGGCGGGGCCGGCCCTGTCCGTGAAGGAGGCTCCCAGGGTAGAGGACGAACCAGCTCCCAGGAAAGCCCCCGAGAGCTGGGTGGTCTACGTGACCGGGGCGGTCGAATCTCCCGGGGTCTATCACCTGCCCAGCGGTAGCAGGGTGTACCACCTGGTGGAGTCCGCCGGAGGAATGACCTCGGGGGCCGACGACGTTTCGGTCAACCTAGCCGCTCCACTGGTCGACGGTGCCCACGTACACGTCCCTCTTCGATCGAAGGCCGTGAGGGCTCCGATCGATACCGGCCGATCCGGAAGTCCGTCGTCGGTCACGGCTCTGTCCTATGCCGGATCTTCCACCGGTTCAGCTTCGACACGTTCCGGAGCGGTGAACCTCAACTCCGCTTCGTCGGAGGAATTGCAGACCCTTCCCGGAATAGGGCCTAAAACCGCCGCGGCAATCCTTTCCTACAGGGAAAAGATCGGTCCATTTCGTTCGGTGGATGAGCTAACCAAGGTAAAGGGCATAGGTCCTAAAAAGCTGGAGACCGTCAGGACTCTGGTCACGGTGCGTTAG
- the miaB gene encoding tRNA (N6-isopentenyl adenosine(37)-C2)-methylthiotransferase MiaB: MFGFCIKVYGCQMNVYDGDKIRTAMILKGWREVPEIDADVVVYVGCSIREKAEHKIWSEMGRYRPAWEGKKSPIVCLVGCMAQNVGRDMMKRFPWIRMIAGPRSIGFIPDGLIRAVSGERVDLLDADAREFNDLDVVPIKRDNPWKAYVTIAHGCDYFCTYCIVPYVRGRFMSRDSGEILEEIRALVDDGVREISLLGQNVDTYGADFDRPYRFADLLRDVAETDGVDLIRFMTSYPKDLTADVVSVMAEYPKICPGINLPIQSGSDRILKSMNRHYSLAEYTETVRIIREGLPEVGLTSDLIVGFPGETEEDFMASMEAVRRFRFDLVHTAAYSPRAGTPAAKMEDQLPEEEKFRRLSEINRLQSSIAMEINEATVGRRYRILIDGPAPKGDGLVQGRTMTDKVVICPGEASWAGRFAEVEIVRAENWCLHGEISEVEGLS; encoded by the coding sequence GTGTTTGGTTTTTGCATAAAGGTATATGGGTGTCAGATGAACGTGTACGATGGGGACAAGATTAGGACCGCAATGATCCTCAAGGGATGGCGGGAGGTTCCCGAGATCGACGCCGATGTCGTGGTCTACGTGGGCTGCAGCATAAGGGAGAAGGCGGAGCACAAAATATGGAGCGAGATGGGAAGATACCGTCCCGCCTGGGAGGGCAAAAAATCCCCGATAGTGTGCCTCGTGGGATGTATGGCTCAAAACGTCGGAAGGGACATGATGAAGCGTTTCCCCTGGATAAGGATGATAGCCGGTCCCAGAAGCATCGGTTTCATCCCGGACGGATTGATCCGAGCGGTCTCCGGTGAGAGGGTGGACCTCCTGGACGCCGACGCCAGGGAGTTCAACGATCTCGACGTGGTTCCGATAAAACGGGACAACCCCTGGAAGGCCTATGTTACCATAGCTCACGGTTGCGATTATTTCTGCACTTACTGTATTGTTCCTTACGTCAGAGGACGTTTCATGTCCCGAGACAGCGGGGAGATACTGGAGGAAATACGTGCGTTGGTGGACGACGGCGTCAGGGAGATCTCCCTGTTGGGGCAGAACGTGGATACCTACGGTGCCGATTTCGACAGGCCCTACCGTTTTGCCGACCTCCTCAGGGACGTGGCCGAGACCGACGGCGTGGACCTTATAAGGTTCATGACCTCCTATCCCAAGGACTTGACCGCCGACGTGGTTTCCGTCATGGCCGAATATCCTAAAATATGTCCTGGGATAAACCTTCCCATACAGTCGGGAAGCGACAGGATTTTGAAGAGTATGAACAGACACTACTCTCTTGCCGAATACACCGAGACTGTGAGGATTATAAGGGAAGGATTGCCGGAGGTCGGCCTTACGTCGGATCTAATAGTCGGTTTCCCCGGAGAGACGGAGGAGGACTTTATGGCCTCGATGGAAGCGGTGAGACGATTCCGTTTCGACCTGGTCCATACCGCTGCCTATTCCCCCAGGGCTGGTACCCCGGCGGCGAAAATGGAGGATCAACTGCCGGAAGAGGAGAAGTTCCGGCGGCTTTCCGAGATAAATCGGCTCCAGTCGTCCATCGCCATGGAGATAAACGAGGCCACTGTGGGGCGACGTTACCGTATACTTATAGACGGCCCGGCACCCAAGGGTGATGGACTCGTGCAGGGAAGGACCATGACCGATAAGGTCGTCATATGTCCCGGAGAGGCTTCGTGGGCAGGCCGTTTCGCCGAGGTGGAGATAGTCAGGGCGGAGAACTGGTGTCTTCACGGCGAGATATCAGAGGTGGAGGGGCTATCATAG
- a CDS encoding transporter substrate-binding domain-containing protein produces the protein MKKVLILCMAVLSLFVMSSAVLAASVMDKDVILVGTESTFKPFEFRNEKNHIVGFDIDLINTIADKMGKKVEIVDMAFDALIPSLLTGKIDMIAAGMSATPERAKRVAFSDVYYTTPDAFTVKADRTDIASLDDLDGKKVSVQLGTIQDAFVSKRKGLEVKRYQKTDDAFREVLLGRVDVACVDGTVTKENLKNNKDYTDTLKVAFFHPISQTGMALAMSLEDPELKKNVNAALGEVLSGPAFQELKDKWGIE, from the coding sequence ATGAAAAAAGTATTGATCCTATGTATGGCAGTCCTGTCTCTCTTCGTTATGTCGTCGGCGGTTTTAGCCGCTTCAGTCATGGATAAGGACGTTATTTTGGTGGGAACCGAGTCGACCTTTAAGCCCTTCGAGTTCAGGAACGAGAAAAACCACATAGTCGGTTTCGATATCGACCTGATAAACACTATCGCGGATAAGATGGGCAAGAAGGTAGAGATAGTGGACATGGCTTTCGATGCCCTCATACCGTCTCTTCTCACCGGCAAGATAGACATGATAGCGGCCGGCATGAGCGCTACTCCCGAGAGGGCAAAGAGAGTGGCCTTCTCCGACGTGTACTACACGACCCCTGATGCCTTCACAGTGAAAGCGGACAGGACCGATATAGCCTCACTGGATGATCTAGACGGGAAGAAGGTCTCGGTGCAGCTTGGGACCATCCAGGACGCCTTCGTGTCGAAACGGAAGGGGCTCGAGGTGAAGAGATATCAGAAGACCGACGACGCTTTCAGAGAGGTCCTTCTAGGCAGGGTAGACGTCGCCTGCGTGGACGGTACTGTGACCAAGGAGAATCTGAAGAACAACAAGGATTACACCGACACGTTGAAGGTAGCCTTCTTTCATCCCATATCCCAGACCGGCATGGCTCTGGCCATGAGTCTGGAGGATCCGGAGCTGAAGAAGAACGTCAACGCAGCTCTCGGAGAGGTGCTTTCTGGTCCCGCTTTCCAGGAACTCAAGGATAAATGGGGTATAGAATAG
- the rd gene encoding rubredoxin — translation MKKYVCTVCGWEYDPAVGDPDSGIAPGTAFEDIPDDWVCPECGVGKDMFEEA, via the coding sequence ATGAAAAAATACGTTTGCACCGTTTGTGGCTGGGAATATGATCCTGCCGTAGGCGATCCCGACAGCGGAATCGCTCCGGGGACGGCGTTTGAGGACATCCCCGACGATTGGGTCTGTCCCGAATGCGGCGTCGGCAAGGATATGTTCGAGGAGGCCTAG
- a CDS encoding M24 family metallopeptidase gives MSSFDHLWNRVGRLRKEMAVRGLDGVLLTDVERYGWENVFYLSGFRGSSAAVLITDDDAVLSTDSRYVSQAAEQTPFRVLVQSKQQTIFDMIEEMLRRHSVRRCGFEGETLSYGTYRRLSDFSVVWEDTDGMIPAIRRTKDDLEISTIVKACRIASEAYERALKDVSVGMTELEFSKCLEGHIVSLGGEGGWPDHRFIVASGVRSALPHGTASDKKLSKGEWVTVDFGAAYGGYMSDLTRNFSLGEVSDPEFLEIHSLLEEAHRAGAEAIAPGKTGREVDFVARSMIEKAGYGDFFGHGLGHGLGVEIHESPRLSPRSVEILSPGDVVTVEPGVYIPERGGLRLEDDYLVTDDGHRRLSCDLSQDFRILSL, from the coding sequence ATGTCAAGTTTCGATCATCTGTGGAACAGAGTCGGCCGTCTTCGTAAGGAGATGGCCGTCAGGGGGCTGGACGGGGTCTTGCTTACCGACGTCGAAAGGTACGGATGGGAGAACGTGTTCTATCTCTCCGGTTTTAGAGGGAGCTCCGCGGCGGTTCTCATAACGGACGACGATGCCGTGCTGTCCACCGACAGTCGCTACGTGTCCCAGGCGGCGGAACAGACCCCCTTCAGGGTGCTGGTCCAGAGCAAGCAACAGACCATATTCGACATGATCGAGGAGATGCTTCGGAGACACTCGGTCCGTCGTTGCGGTTTCGAGGGAGAGACCCTGAGCTACGGAACCTATCGGAGACTGTCTGATTTTTCCGTTGTCTGGGAGGATACGGACGGAATGATCCCGGCCATCCGAAGGACCAAGGACGACCTGGAGATCTCCACGATAGTGAAGGCCTGTCGAATAGCGTCGGAGGCCTACGAGAGAGCTTTAAAGGATGTCTCTGTAGGTATGACCGAGCTGGAGTTCTCCAAATGTCTGGAAGGTCATATCGTGTCCTTAGGAGGCGAGGGAGGATGGCCCGATCACCGTTTCATAGTGGCCTCCGGGGTAAGAAGCGCCCTGCCTCACGGCACCGCGTCGGACAAGAAACTCTCCAAAGGAGAGTGGGTCACGGTCGATTTCGGAGCGGCCTACGGCGGTTATATGTCGGATCTCACCAGAAACTTTTCCCTTGGAGAGGTGTCCGATCCGGAGTTTCTCGAGATCCACTCGCTTCTGGAGGAGGCCCACAGAGCGGGAGCGGAGGCCATAGCCCCGGGGAAGACCGGCAGGGAGGTCGACTTTGTGGCTCGTTCCATGATAGAGAAGGCCGGTTACGGAGACTTCTTCGGTCACGGTCTGGGGCACGGCCTCGGGGTCGAGATACACGAGTCGCCTCGACTGTCTCCCAGGTCGGTTGAGATCCTATCTCCCGGAGATGTGGTGACGGTGGAGCCTGGGGTGTACATCCCTGAAAGAGGCGGTCTGAGACTGGAGGACGACTACCTCGTGACAGATGACGGTCATCGTCGTCTTTCCTGCGATCTATCTCAGGATTTCAGAATACTTTCTCTGTGA
- a CDS encoding AIR synthase related protein, translated as MSSMTDRKYQVGKLPPAELENQILRYCGAPRPEVIVGPGIGEDAALIEWPEGALLTVSSDPIVGAEEGAGRYLVHVNANDIACKGGDPAYLVVTLIVPVSMGKAFAEKTMAEIDQVCREIGVAVVGGHTEMTDRYEKPVVMGTMIGTTSYRYSSADLAPGDGIIATKHIGLEGMAILANDRPDLLSFMSRDEISSIRSWLDEISVVPEARKIRHLAKYMHDPTEGGFLGGLSELSRLGRTGVDLYRENLPLHPLTIRASEEIGFDPLKLISSGVLLVVVSYEDVEESLRILESCGIAGSLVGRITEKKGNLEISTEEELWRVLGMAGRRI; from the coding sequence ATGAGTAGCATGACCGATAGGAAATACCAGGTTGGAAAACTGCCTCCGGCGGAGCTGGAGAATCAGATATTAAGATACTGCGGAGCTCCCAGGCCTGAGGTCATAGTAGGCCCCGGCATCGGAGAGGACGCCGCCCTCATAGAGTGGCCCGAGGGAGCTCTTCTGACCGTATCCTCCGATCCCATAGTGGGGGCGGAGGAGGGAGCCGGTCGGTATCTGGTCCACGTAAACGCCAACGATATAGCCTGTAAGGGAGGGGATCCTGCCTATCTGGTGGTGACCTTAATAGTGCCGGTCTCGATGGGAAAGGCCTTCGCCGAGAAGACCATGGCGGAGATAGATCAGGTCTGCCGTGAGATAGGAGTGGCCGTGGTAGGTGGGCATACGGAGATGACCGATCGTTACGAAAAGCCGGTAGTGATGGGTACAATGATAGGGACCACCTCCTACCGTTACAGCTCTGCCGATCTCGCCCCGGGGGACGGCATAATCGCCACCAAGCACATAGGACTGGAGGGGATGGCCATACTGGCCAACGACAGGCCCGACCTGCTTTCCTTCATGTCCCGGGATGAGATCTCCTCGATTCGATCCTGGCTGGACGAAATATCGGTGGTGCCGGAGGCACGTAAGATCAGGCATCTGGCTAAATACATGCACGACCCCACCGAGGGCGGATTTCTGGGAGGGCTTTCGGAGCTGTCCAGACTCGGTCGTACCGGGGTGGATCTGTACAGGGAGAATCTGCCCTTGCACCCTTTGACCATCAGGGCTTCGGAGGAAATAGGTTTCGATCCCCTGAAGCTTATATCCTCCGGGGTCCTCCTTGTTGTAGTCTCCTACGAAGACGTGGAGGAGTCGCTCCGTATACTGGAATCCTGCGGTATAGCGGGGAGTCTGGTGGGCAGGATAACCGAGAAAAAGGGAAATTTGGAGATCTCCACGGAGGAAGAGCTGTGGAGAGTTTTAGGCATGGCCGGGAGGCGCATCTGA
- a CDS encoding epoxyqueuosine reductase QueH, protein MSTGDAKRILLHICCGPDATVPWPELVLEGFDVTGFFYGGNIHPAGEYTRRLEAVEAVARSNSGNLAPCRYLTDPWFEAVRGLEGEPEGGRRCPVCFRVQLRAAAEVASGIGIDRLTTTLTISPHKDPELINSIGREEADRLGLIWEDRVWRKRDGFLRSVRESRRLGIYRQNYCGCIYSMRNRDE, encoded by the coding sequence ATGAGTACTGGTGATGCCAAAAGAATTCTTCTCCATATATGCTGCGGTCCGGACGCCACCGTTCCCTGGCCGGAGCTGGTCTTGGAGGGGTTCGACGTCACCGGCTTCTTCTACGGTGGCAACATCCATCCGGCAGGCGAATATACCCGAAGGTTAGAGGCGGTCGAGGCCGTTGCCAGGAGTAACTCCGGAAATCTGGCTCCCTGTCGGTATCTGACCGATCCCTGGTTCGAGGCGGTGAGAGGGCTGGAGGGTGAGCCTGAGGGGGGGCGGCGTTGTCCCGTCTGTTTCAGGGTTCAGCTAAGGGCGGCAGCCGAGGTGGCCTCTGGAATCGGCATCGATCGTCTGACCACCACTCTGACCATAAGCCCCCATAAGGATCCGGAACTTATAAACTCCATCGGCAGAGAAGAGGCGGATAGATTGGGCCTTATCTGGGAGGACCGGGTATGGCGCAAGAGAGACGGGTTCCTACGGTCCGTGAGAGAGAGCCGTCGTCTCGGGATCTATCGCCAGAATTACTGTGGCTGCATATACAGCATGAGGAATCGAGATGAGTAG